Proteins encoded together in one Xylanibacillus composti window:
- the proS gene encoding proline--tRNA ligase, whose translation MSKDKQFVKEITPQGEDFSRWYIDVIKKADLMDYSPVRGCIVFKPEGYEIWELMQRELDAKFKETGHRNAYFPLFIPESFFQKEKEHVEGFNPELPWVTEAAGEKLEERLAIRPTSETMIGHMYAKWIQSYRDLPLLVNQWANVVRWEKRTLPFLRTSEFLWQEGHTAHETEEEAREETMRMLDIYRAFVEDFLSIPVIVGQKTPSEKFAGARDTYSIEAMMKDGRAVQAGTSHYMGTNFAEAFDIKFLDRDNQLQFAHTTSWGVSTRLIGALIMVHGDDRGLNLPPKVAPTQLIMIPIGPAKTREQVVAKADELYAELKAAGIRVRIDDRTDQSPGWKFNEYEMRGVPLRLEIGPRDMENGQVVLVSRHSGEKRIVQQDRLIEEVRTMLDDIQKQMYEDAKSFMQDNFKSVDTLDEMRGMMEQKRGFVLAGWCGSDACEHTVKEETGATSRNIPFEVSEHKSQCLVCEENAKHTVVFARAY comes from the coding sequence ATGTCGAAGGATAAGCAATTCGTCAAGGAGATTACGCCGCAGGGAGAGGACTTCTCCCGCTGGTACATAGATGTGATCAAGAAGGCCGATCTGATGGATTACTCGCCAGTGCGCGGCTGTATCGTATTCAAGCCTGAAGGCTATGAGATCTGGGAGCTGATGCAGCGCGAGCTGGATGCGAAGTTCAAGGAAACCGGCCATCGCAATGCCTATTTTCCGCTGTTCATACCGGAAAGCTTCTTCCAGAAGGAGAAGGAGCACGTCGAAGGCTTTAATCCAGAGCTTCCCTGGGTAACGGAGGCGGCCGGCGAAAAGCTGGAAGAGCGGCTGGCGATTCGTCCGACGTCCGAGACAATGATCGGTCATATGTATGCCAAGTGGATTCAGTCGTATAGGGATCTGCCGCTGCTGGTCAACCAGTGGGCGAACGTGGTCCGTTGGGAGAAACGTACGCTGCCTTTCCTGCGCACGAGCGAGTTTCTCTGGCAGGAAGGCCATACCGCTCACGAGACGGAAGAAGAAGCGCGGGAAGAGACAATGCGCATGCTGGACATCTACCGGGCGTTCGTCGAGGATTTCCTGAGCATTCCAGTTATCGTCGGCCAGAAGACGCCTTCCGAGAAGTTTGCCGGCGCCCGCGATACGTATTCAATCGAGGCGATGATGAAGGATGGCCGCGCTGTGCAGGCAGGCACCTCGCATTATATGGGCACGAACTTTGCAGAAGCGTTCGACATCAAGTTTCTGGACCGCGACAACCAGCTGCAGTTCGCCCATACAACGTCATGGGGCGTCAGCACCCGGCTGATCGGGGCGCTCATTATGGTGCATGGCGATGACCGGGGCTTGAATCTGCCGCCGAAGGTGGCGCCGACCCAACTGATCATGATTCCGATTGGCCCGGCGAAAACAAGAGAACAGGTTGTGGCCAAAGCGGACGAGCTGTATGCCGAGTTGAAGGCAGCAGGCATTCGGGTGCGGATAGACGACCGTACGGATCAAAGTCCGGGTTGGAAATTCAATGAGTATGAAATGCGCGGTGTGCCGCTTCGTCTGGAAATCGGTCCGCGCGACATGGAGAACGGACAAGTTGTGCTAGTCTCCCGCCATTCCGGTGAGAAGCGGATTGTCCAGCAGGACAGGCTGATCGAGGAAGTCCGGACGATGCTGGACGACATCCAGAAGCAGATGTACGAAGATGCCAAGTCCTTCATGCAGGACAACTTCAAGTCGGTGGACACTTTGGACGAGATGCGCGGCATGATGGAACAAAAGCGCGGATTCGTGCTGGCTGGCTGGTGCGGTTCGGATGCCTGCGAGCATACGGTGAAGGAAGAGACTGGGGCAACGAGCCGCAACATCCCGTTTGAAGTAAGCGAGCATAAGAGTCAGTGCCTCGTTTGCGAAGAGAATGCGAAGCATACGGTCGTATTCGCTCGCGCTTATTAA